A section of the Brevundimonas sp. AJA228-03 genome encodes:
- a CDS encoding homoserine dehydrogenase translates to MPNAPHLAVVEKPNAEPAPATEVVVLKFGSSILQDRSCAPAVASEVYGHVRAGRKVIAVVSALGGHTDRLLAEARELGLDHENDLLPAYVALGEEKAAALVAIACDRIGLDASALSVRELGIVAEGPSEHAHPVSLRSEALRKALADHQVVVVPGFGALGSSGKVVLLGRGGSDLTAVFLAAELGLKRVRLVKDVDGLYDRDPASASGKPLRYRRASWDDARRHGGALVQHDAIDLGQSRSVDIEVAALGRADCTVVGDASAPPGPSVPDAPLRVVVAGCGVVGGGLLARLQKDARFEVVGVLVRDPKKPRDVEAPAGLFTSDREALLALKPDILLEALSEGGAGHDLIRAALERGIDVASANKQAISRDPQGLADAAHAHGSRLAYSAAVGGGAPMIETLRAAKSAGPVKGFEAVLNGTVNFMLTRLQAGADFADALADARVAGFAEEDPSSDLEGRDSAAKVRLLAFEAFGRTPDEADVPCAVLSDAFQPSGPVRQIGACFRDGDGLKASVSLDAGLDDPFFQGLNGERNGLKVYGEDGRVWSCKGRGAGRWPTTESVLADLADIVRARHASLGHH, encoded by the coding sequence ATGCCCAACGCTCCCCACCTCGCCGTCGTCGAGAAACCGAACGCCGAACCCGCGCCCGCCACCGAGGTGGTGGTACTGAAGTTCGGCTCCTCCATCCTGCAGGACCGGTCGTGCGCCCCGGCCGTGGCGTCCGAGGTCTATGGCCACGTCCGCGCGGGTCGAAAGGTCATCGCCGTGGTCTCGGCCCTGGGCGGTCACACCGACCGGCTGCTGGCCGAGGCGCGGGAGCTGGGACTGGATCACGAGAACGACCTGCTGCCCGCCTATGTCGCCCTGGGCGAGGAGAAGGCGGCGGCCCTCGTCGCCATCGCCTGCGACCGGATCGGTCTGGACGCCTCGGCCCTGTCCGTCCGCGAACTGGGCATCGTGGCCGAGGGCCCGTCCGAGCACGCCCATCCCGTCTCCCTGCGCAGCGAGGCGCTGCGAAAGGCGCTGGCGGATCATCAGGTCGTCGTGGTCCCGGGGTTCGGCGCGCTGGGGTCCAGCGGCAAGGTCGTGCTGCTGGGGCGTGGCGGATCGGACCTGACGGCCGTCTTCCTGGCCGCTGAACTGGGGCTGAAGCGCGTGCGTCTGGTGAAGGATGTGGACGGACTTTACGACCGCGATCCCGCCTCGGCCTCGGGCAAGCCACTGCGCTATCGCCGTGCGAGCTGGGACGACGCGCGCCGCCATGGCGGGGCCCTGGTCCAGCACGACGCCATCGATCTGGGTCAGTCCCGGTCGGTCGACATCGAGGTCGCTGCCCTCGGTCGTGCCGACTGCACGGTGGTGGGTGACGCCTCGGCGCCCCCCGGACCGTCCGTGCCCGATGCCCCGCTCAGGGTCGTCGTCGCCGGCTGCGGCGTGGTCGGCGGTGGCCTGCTGGCCCGGCTGCAGAAGGACGCGCGGTTCGAGGTCGTGGGCGTGCTGGTCCGCGATCCGAAGAAGCCCCGCGACGTCGAGGCCCCGGCCGGACTGTTCACGTCCGACCGCGAGGCCCTGCTGGCCCTGAAGCCCGACATCCTGCTGGAGGCCCTGTCGGAGGGCGGAGCCGGCCACGACCTGATCCGCGCCGCCCTGGAGCGCGGCATCGATGTCGCCAGCGCCAACAAACAGGCGATCAGCCGCGACCCCCAGGGCCTGGCCGACGCCGCCCACGCCCACGGCTCGCGCCTGGCCTATTCCGCCGCGGTCGGCGGGGGCGCACCGATGATCGAGACGCTGCGCGCCGCGAAATCGGCCGGTCCGGTCAAGGGCTTCGAGGCAGTGCTGAACGGCACGGTCAACTTCATGCTGACGCGGCTGCAGGCCGGGGCCGACTTTGCCGATGCCCTCGCCGACGCCCGCGTCGCCGGCTTCGCCGAGGAGGATCCCTCGTCGGATCTGGAGGGACGGGACTCGGCCGCCAAGGTCCGCCTGCTGGCCTTCGAGGCGTTCGGCCGGACGCCCGACGAGGCCGACGTCCCGTGCGCCGTGCTGTCGGATGCCTTTCAGCCTTCCGGGCCGGTGCGGCAGATCGGGGCCTGTTTCCGGGACGGCGACGGTCTGAAGGCGTCGGTCTCCCTTGACGCCGGGCTGGATGACCCGTTCTTCCAGGGACTGAACGGGGAGCGCAACGGCTTGAAGGTTTATGGCGAGGACGGGCGGGTCTGGTCCTGCAAGGGACGCGGCGCGGGCCGCTGGCCGACGACCGAGAGCGTGCTGGCCGACCTCGCCGACATCGTGCGGGCGCGGCATGCGTCGCTGGGACATCATTAG
- a CDS encoding homoserine O-succinyltransferase translates to MAFDTETLSQPAAEPLCRRTARLAGRGNEAADVTVAIPADFRLASGERLGQRQIVGRLHGRVGAPLIVVAGGISAGRFVHRTETNGLGWWSGAVSIRGPIDLSRFQVLAFDYAPEAAEGSKPVTITTHDQARLLGLILDRIGDPVVSAFVGCSYGGMIGLAFAELFPDRIDQLVVVSAAHRAHPQATAWRGIQRRILQLAQAAGRPEDGVALARELAMTTYRTAEEFADRFETTAPTSAGQAYPVCEYLTARGKAYRTHTTPDRWLSLSDSIDRHAVTPEAIRTPVTLVGFTSDRLVPIDDIRELAARLPRLFRLVEAPSLYGHDAFLKEDEAVAAILRAALKDIDQ, encoded by the coding sequence ATGGCTTTCGACACCGAGACCCTTTCCCAACCGGCCGCAGAACCCCTCTGTCGCCGTACGGCCCGGCTGGCCGGACGCGGCAACGAGGCCGCCGACGTCACGGTCGCGATCCCCGCCGACTTCCGGCTGGCGTCGGGTGAGCGGCTGGGCCAGCGCCAGATCGTGGGGCGGCTGCATGGCCGGGTCGGCGCGCCGCTGATCGTCGTGGCGGGCGGCATCTCGGCCGGGCGCTTCGTGCACCGCACCGAGACCAACGGCCTGGGCTGGTGGTCGGGCGCGGTGTCGATCCGGGGCCCCATCGACCTCAGCCGCTTCCAGGTCCTGGCATTCGACTATGCCCCCGAGGCGGCGGAAGGATCGAAGCCCGTCACCATCACCACCCACGACCAGGCCCGGCTGCTGGGTCTGATCCTGGACCGGATCGGCGATCCGGTCGTCTCGGCGTTTGTCGGCTGTTCCTATGGCGGCATGATCGGCCTGGCCTTTGCCGAGCTGTTCCCCGACCGGATCGATCAGCTGGTCGTCGTCTCCGCCGCCCATCGCGCCCATCCGCAGGCCACCGCCTGGCGCGGCATCCAGCGCCGCATCCTGCAGCTGGCCCAGGCCGCCGGTCGGCCTGAGGACGGGGTCGCCCTGGCCCGCGAACTGGCCATGACCACCTATCGCACCGCCGAGGAGTTCGCCGACCGGTTCGAGACCACGGCCCCCACGTCTGCGGGTCAGGCCTATCCGGTCTGCGAATATCTGACCGCGCGGGGCAAGGCCTATCGCACCCACACCACGCCCGATCGCTGGCTGTCGCTGTCGGACTCGATCGACCGCCATGCGGTGACGCCCGAGGCGATCCGCACGCCCGTGACCCTGGTCGGGTTCACCTCCGACCGGCTGGTGCCGATCGACGACATCCGCGAACTGGCCGCCCGCCTGCCCCGGCTGTTCCGGCTGGTCGAGGCCCCGTCGCTGTATGGCCATGACGCCTTTCTGAAGGAGGACGAGGCGGTCGCCGCCATCCTCCGTGCCGCCCTGAAGGATATCGACCAATGA
- the metB gene encoding cystathionine gamma-synthase: MTRRPHDVRTTCARSGVDTDTAHGSVMPPLYLSSNYSFAGFEQKRKYDYSRSGNPTRDVLAETLAELEGGAGCVVTATGMAAVDLPLSLLEPGDLLIAPHDCYGGTHRLLCARARKGHFEVLWVDQGDPVALEQALALNPKLVLVETPSNPLLRVVDIADICTRAHRVGARVVADNTFLSPALQRPIELGADIVVHSTTKYINGHSDVVGGAVIAADPADHAELAWWANCLGVTGSPFDAYLTLRGVRTLFARIERQQTTAGRVAALLEGHPAVSAVHYPGLTSHPNHALAARQQQGPGAMLSFELAGGVGAVRRLVETLETFTLAESLGGVESLIAHPATMTHAAMTPEARVVAGITDGLLRLSVGLEHEDDLIADLVQALDALVVAEAAAAA, from the coding sequence ATGACCAGGCGCCCCCACGACGTCCGCACCACCTGCGCCCGCTCGGGCGTCGACACCGACACGGCCCACGGTTCGGTCATGCCGCCGCTGTACCTGTCGTCCAACTATTCGTTCGCAGGCTTCGAGCAGAAGCGGAAATACGACTACTCCCGCTCGGGCAATCCCACGCGCGACGTGCTGGCCGAGACCCTGGCCGAACTGGAAGGCGGGGCGGGATGTGTGGTCACGGCGACCGGCATGGCGGCGGTCGACCTGCCCCTGTCCCTGCTGGAGCCGGGCGACCTGCTGATCGCGCCGCACGACTGCTACGGCGGCACGCACCGCCTGCTGTGCGCCCGGGCGAGGAAGGGGCATTTCGAGGTGCTGTGGGTGGACCAGGGCGACCCCGTCGCGCTGGAACAGGCGCTGGCCCTGAACCCGAAACTGGTGCTGGTCGAGACCCCGTCCAACCCCCTGCTGCGCGTCGTCGACATCGCCGACATCTGCACCCGCGCCCACCGGGTCGGGGCCAGGGTGGTGGCGGACAACACCTTCCTGTCCCCTGCCCTGCAGCGCCCGATCGAGCTGGGCGCCGACATCGTCGTCCACTCCACGACCAAATACATCAACGGCCACTCCGACGTGGTCGGCGGGGCGGTGATCGCGGCCGATCCGGCGGATCATGCGGAGCTGGCCTGGTGGGCCAACTGTCTGGGCGTGACGGGCTCGCCGTTCGACGCCTATCTGACCCTGCGCGGGGTGCGCACCCTGTTCGCCCGCATCGAACGCCAGCAGACGACGGCGGGCAGGGTCGCCGCCCTGCTGGAAGGCCACCCGGCCGTCTCGGCCGTCCATTATCCGGGCCTGACGTCCCACCCGAACCACGCCCTGGCCGCGCGCCAGCAGCAGGGGCCGGGCGCCATGCTGTCGTTCGAGCTGGCCGGTGGCGTCGGGGCCGTGCGCCGGCTGGTGGAGACGCTTGAGACCTTCACCCTGGCGGAATCGCTGGGCGGGGTCGAAAGCCTGATCGCCCACCCGGCCACCATGACCCACGCCGCCATGACGCCCGAAGCGCGCGTCGTCGCCGGGATCACCGACGGCCTGCTGCGCCTGTCGGTCGGTCTGGAGCACGAGGACGACCTGATCGCCGACCTGGTTCAGGCGCTGGATGCTCTGGTCGTCGCAGAGGCAGCAGCGGCCGCCTAG
- a CDS encoding protein-L-isoaspartate O-methyltransferase: MTPLNRRTLLTAAAGTALTGLAACDENTMKSVQARLNPTQAAGGGGVATNAPTQAAAAAASAVSQTVRIPGEPWTFARFNAAMEASKRPHTITEAQFTEIQARKPAAIERIKAYLDGRFGAADPNVLMAFESVPRDYFHYAYASQDSTAWQAYEANPKPWAIGHGSVLSDYLGQAYMTQLAAPKPTDVTLEIGTGSGFQSSLLSRIVRDAYTIEIIEPIGRAVDQIFAPLGYDNVHGKVGDGYFGWPEVTEGFDTIMLTCVAQYAPPELFRQLKPGGKLIIPIGQPFRRGQVLYVYTKDADGRVRSRRDVGVFFIPMTGAMQQRRNPA, encoded by the coding sequence ATGACCCCCTTGAATCGCCGCACCCTGCTGACCGCTGCCGCCGGCACCGCGCTGACGGGCCTCGCCGCCTGCGACGAGAACACGATGAAGTCGGTGCAGGCCCGGCTGAACCCGACCCAGGCTGCTGGGGGCGGCGGTGTCGCCACCAACGCCCCGACGCAGGCGGCGGCCGCTGCGGCCTCGGCCGTGTCGCAGACGGTCCGGATACCGGGCGAACCCTGGACCTTCGCGCGCTTCAATGCCGCGATGGAGGCCTCGAAACGCCCCCATACCATCACCGAGGCCCAGTTCACCGAGATCCAGGCCCGTAAGCCCGCCGCCATCGAGCGCATCAAGGCCTATCTGGACGGCCGGTTCGGCGCGGCCGATCCGAACGTCCTGATGGCCTTCGAAAGCGTGCCGCGCGACTATTTCCACTACGCCTACGCCAGCCAGGACTCGACCGCCTGGCAGGCCTATGAGGCCAACCCCAAGCCCTGGGCCATCGGCCATGGCAGCGTGCTGTCGGACTATCTGGGGCAGGCCTATATGACCCAGCTGGCGGCGCCGAAGCCGACCGATGTGACGCTGGAGATCGGGACCGGCTCGGGCTTCCAGTCGAGCCTGCTCAGCCGCATCGTGCGCGACGCCTATACGATCGAGATCATCGAACCGATCGGGCGGGCGGTGGACCAGATCTTCGCCCCGCTCGGCTATGACAACGTCCACGGCAAGGTCGGCGACGGCTATTTCGGCTGGCCCGAGGTGACCGAGGGCTTCGATACCATCATGCTGACCTGCGTCGCCCAGTACGCCCCGCCCGAGCTGTTCCGCCAGCTCAAGCCCGGGGGCAAGCTGATCATCCCGATCGGCCAGCCCTTCCGCCGCGGACAGGTCCTGTATGTCTATACCAAGGATGCCGACGGCCGGGTCCGCAGCCGCCGCGACGTGGGGGTGTTCTTCATTCCCATGACCGGGGCGATGCAGCAGCGACGGAACCCGGCGTAA
- a CDS encoding alpha/beta fold hydrolase, with the protein MGRNGLTTLPAWTRAAMVGVMGVTVLASATTVSGGTVAAAESRSFITSDGARLHYLEAGPAEARTVLFVPGWTMPGWIFQAQIDALSDRFHVLALDPRGQGDSEVTRFGYTYERRGRDIGELIDHAANGRVVLVGWSLGVLDSLAWVAAAGDARIAGLVLIDNSIGEEPAPRAAAGGRAAEPPVLTEAERRDRRAAFVASMFARDPGTDYRARLTDQALRMTPEDERRLLAYDVPRDYWRAAVHSTDRPVLYVVRPRWRAQGETLVRTHADARMVVFEDAGHALFVDEADRFDRLLIDFLDGPVAARDAVH; encoded by the coding sequence ATGGGGCGTAACGGTCTGACAACCCTGCCGGCATGGACACGGGCGGCCATGGTCGGCGTGATGGGTGTCACCGTTCTCGCAAGCGCGACGACCGTGTCGGGGGGCACGGTCGCGGCGGCGGAGAGCCGCAGCTTCATCACTTCCGACGGGGCCCGCCTCCACTATCTGGAGGCGGGTCCTGCGGAAGCCCGGACCGTGCTGTTCGTGCCCGGATGGACCATGCCGGGCTGGATCTTCCAGGCCCAGATCGACGCCCTGTCGGACCGCTTCCATGTCCTGGCGCTGGACCCGCGCGGGCAGGGCGACAGCGAGGTCACCCGCTTCGGCTACACCTATGAACGACGCGGACGCGACATCGGCGAACTGATCGACCATGCGGCGAACGGCCGCGTCGTTCTGGTCGGCTGGTCCCTGGGCGTGCTCGACAGCCTGGCCTGGGTCGCCGCCGCGGGTGATGCGCGGATCGCCGGCCTGGTTCTGATCGACAACTCCATCGGCGAGGAACCGGCACCGCGCGCTGCGGCCGGCGGGCGCGCCGCCGAACCGCCGGTCCTGACCGAGGCCGAACGCCGCGACCGCCGCGCCGCCTTCGTCGCCTCCATGTTCGCCCGCGATCCGGGCACGGACTATCGCGCGCGGCTGACCGATCAGGCGTTGCGGATGACCCCGGAGGACGAGCGGCGCCTGCTGGCCTATGATGTGCCGCGCGACTACTGGCGCGCGGCCGTGCATTCGACCGACCGGCCGGTGCTCTATGTCGTGCGGCCCCGCTGGCGTGCGCAGGGCGAGACTCTGGTCCGGACTCATGCCGATGCGCGGATGGTGGTATTCGAGGATGCGGGCCATGCCCTGTTCGTCGACGAGGCCGACCGCTTCGACCGCCTGCTGATCGACTTCCTCGACGGTCCGGTCGCGGCGCGGGACGCGGTCCATTGA
- a CDS encoding LD-carboxypeptidase, with protein sequence MKIGIVAVSSRFSRERAEAIEAWMELNFPARKVAVVIHPSSLEKSGHFSGDDATRAQAFVDYANDPRIDAVWFARGGYGSCRIAEAVLPRLTERARAKRYLGYSDVGSLLAILYKAGFPHLAHGPMASDAVRHDDTAFRALNWLRKGAVSSWEPSLHDDPRPAVAFNLTVLDQLLGTPLEPDLSDHVLMLEDVSEAAYSIDRMMFHLTSTPSIRRVAGIRAGRFTDVPPNDPDFGMTGEQIVEYWCNRSGIPYLGPADIAHDGDNKVVPFGVR encoded by the coding sequence ATGAAGATCGGTATCGTCGCGGTCTCGTCGCGGTTCTCCCGCGAGCGGGCCGAAGCCATCGAGGCCTGGATGGAGTTGAACTTCCCGGCCCGCAAGGTGGCGGTGGTGATCCACCCCTCATCGCTGGAGAAGTCCGGCCACTTCAGCGGCGATGACGCGACGCGCGCCCAGGCCTTCGTCGACTATGCCAACGACCCCCGCATCGACGCTGTCTGGTTCGCCCGGGGCGGCTATGGCTCCTGCCGCATCGCCGAGGCGGTGCTGCCGCGGCTGACCGAGAGGGCGCGGGCGAAGCGCTACCTGGGCTATTCCGACGTCGGGTCGTTGCTGGCCATCCTCTACAAGGCGGGCTTTCCGCACCTGGCCCACGGGCCCATGGCCTCGGACGCGGTCCGCCACGACGACACCGCCTTTCGCGCCCTGAACTGGCTGAGGAAGGGTGCGGTCTCGTCGTGGGAGCCGTCACTGCACGACGATCCGCGCCCGGCCGTGGCCTTCAACCTGACCGTTCTGGACCAGCTGCTGGGCACGCCGCTGGAGCCGGACCTGAGCGACCATGTCCTGATGCTCGAGGATGTGTCCGAGGCCGCCTACAGCATCGACCGGATGATGTTCCACCTGACCTCGACGCCCTCGATCCGGCGCGTGGCGGGCATCCGCGCCGGGCGGTTCACGGACGTGCCGCCGAACGATCCGGACTTCGGCATGACGGGCGAGCAGATCGTCGAATACTGGTGCAACCGGTCCGGCATCCCGTATCTGGGGCCCGCCGACATCGCCCATGACGGGGACAACAAGGTCGTCCCGTTCGGGGTGAGATGA
- the murC gene encoding UDP-N-acetylmuramate--L-alanine ligase, with amino-acid sequence MSEPSCFFCGIGGSGMLPLAMIVQARGAAIEGSDRALDQGRTPEKFDWLRAHGVTLHPQDGSGIRADMTVVATGAVEDTVPDIGAARRLGATIVTRPELLSRIFNAAPTSVGVAGTSGKSTITGMIAWILNQTGRDPTVMNGAVMRNFADADHPFASALVGGADLFVAEVDESDGSIARYDPTVAVVSNISLDHKSMEELRELFGGFTGKARTAVLNLDNPETAALAQAMVDDGRDEAVLTFALGNDTADLSAHDLAPLPTGMTFDLTERAGGARIAATLNVPGAHNVANALAALGAVRALGVPLDAAVSALATFAGIRRRMEVVGTANGITVIDDFAHNPDKIAATVKTLHAFDGRLLILFQPHGFGPLKLMKAEFIDTFAGLMRPDDVLLMPEPVYYGGTTDRSVGSEDIASGVRAAGGQAEALHDRAACGDRLVDLARPGDRIIVMGARDDTLSQFAAELLGRLGA; translated from the coding sequence ATGAGCGAACCATCCTGTTTCTTCTGCGGCATCGGCGGGTCGGGCATGCTGCCGCTGGCGATGATCGTCCAGGCGCGCGGGGCTGCGATCGAGGGGTCGGACCGGGCGCTGGACCAGGGCCGGACGCCCGAGAAGTTCGACTGGCTGAGGGCGCACGGCGTGACCCTGCATCCGCAGGACGGATCGGGCATCCGGGCGGACATGACCGTCGTCGCCACCGGGGCCGTCGAGGACACCGTGCCCGACATCGGGGCGGCGAGGCGGCTGGGCGCGACCATCGTCACCCGGCCCGAGCTGCTGAGCCGGATCTTCAACGCCGCGCCCACCTCGGTCGGGGTCGCGGGCACCAGCGGCAAGTCGACCATCACCGGCATGATCGCCTGGATCCTGAACCAGACCGGCCGCGACCCCACCGTCATGAACGGGGCGGTGATGCGCAACTTCGCCGACGCCGACCATCCGTTCGCCAGCGCCCTCGTCGGCGGGGCCGACCTGTTCGTGGCCGAGGTGGACGAAAGCGACGGCTCCATCGCCCGCTACGATCCGACCGTCGCCGTGGTGTCCAACATCTCGCTGGACCACAAGTCGATGGAGGAGCTGCGCGAGCTGTTCGGCGGCTTCACCGGCAAGGCGCGGACGGCGGTGCTGAACCTCGACAACCCCGAGACGGCGGCCCTGGCCCAGGCGATGGTGGACGACGGCCGGGACGAGGCCGTCCTGACCTTCGCCCTGGGCAATGACACAGCGGACCTGTCGGCCCACGACCTGGCCCCCCTGCCCACCGGCATGACCTTCGACCTGACCGAGCGGGCCGGCGGCGCGCGGATCGCCGCGACCCTGAACGTGCCCGGCGCGCACAATGTCGCCAATGCCCTGGCCGCACTGGGGGCCGTGCGGGCCCTGGGCGTGCCGCTGGACGCGGCGGTCTCGGCGCTGGCGACCTTCGCCGGGATCAGACGGCGGATGGAGGTGGTCGGCACGGCCAACGGCATCACCGTCATCGACGACTTCGCCCACAACCCCGACAAGATCGCCGCCACGGTCAAGACCCTGCACGCCTTCGACGGGCGGCTGCTGATCCTGTTCCAGCCCCACGGCTTCGGTCCGCTGAAGCTGATGAAGGCCGAGTTCATCGACACATTCGCCGGGCTGATGCGTCCCGACGACGTCCTGCTGATGCCCGAGCCGGTCTATTACGGCGGCACCACCGACCGCAGCGTGGGCTCGGAGGATATCGCCTCGGGCGTGCGCGCGGCGGGTGGCCAGGCGGAGGCTTTGCACGACCGCGCGGCCTGCGGCGACCGGCTGGTCGATCTGGCCCGGCCAGGCGACCGGATCATCGTCATGGGCGCGCGGGACGACACCCTGTCGCAGTTCGCGGCGGAGCTTCTGGGCCGGCTGGGCGCTTAG
- a CDS encoding TonB-dependent receptor, with translation MLQDAAAPLPDVVVTAARLPPAAGEAAFSVIRLNPDRLDRATRLDEALATVPAVSLFRRTSSLAANPTTQGISLRAIAPSGAGRTLVTLDGVPLNDPFGGWVIWSQVPTESLSGLDIVRGAGAGPYGAGALTGVIALRERDGVGGSLDLSGGEYGGRRLAAATTLGIGRLALTGTVQREQSDGYIPVRGARAGAADVPLDLATLSGAIRADVALSTVTALSLRASAYEEDRGAGLLGARSSATGQSYAATLSRTPSAGRPGWRAQVWRRESDFANTSVAVAADRTTTTPANNQFATPAEGWGANLAVRRTTVPFGGGALEWELGADARFTEGETRELFRFMAGAFTRDRVAGGRTSVIGAYGEGSWTTGPWLVAGGLRIDGWRNADGRRLERDRATGLATLDETDPDRSGEVLSARLAVRRALAPGLAARAAAYSGFRPATLNELHRPFRVGNDLTEANAALVPETLQGVETGLSWQGSATTLGATVFWNRIEDAIVNVTLGSGPGTFPRAGFVPAGGVLRQRQNAGTIDATGLELTAGHRLGETLTLDAALSVTDAKVDGGTAAPRLTGLRPAQAPVWSASAGADWRATGRLSLIVRTRYESRRFEDDLNSRVLDGAITADARAEWTVRDGVILYAAADNLFDAGVAVAESGDGVEGYGPPRSLRAGLSLSW, from the coding sequence ATGCTTCAGGACGCCGCCGCCCCCCTCCCCGACGTCGTCGTCACCGCAGCGCGCCTGCCTCCCGCTGCCGGAGAGGCCGCCTTCTCCGTCATCCGGCTGAACCCGGACCGGCTGGACCGCGCCACCCGGCTGGACGAGGCCCTGGCCACGGTTCCGGCTGTCAGCCTGTTCCGCCGCACCTCCAGCCTCGCCGCCAATCCGACGACGCAAGGCATCTCGCTGCGCGCCATCGCCCCGTCGGGAGCCGGGCGGACGCTGGTGACACTGGACGGGGTGCCGCTGAACGATCCATTCGGCGGCTGGGTGATCTGGTCCCAGGTGCCGACCGAAAGCCTGTCCGGCCTCGACATCGTCCGGGGCGCGGGCGCAGGCCCATACGGTGCCGGAGCCCTGACCGGGGTCATCGCCCTGCGCGAGCGCGACGGGGTCGGCGGATCGCTGGACCTGTCCGGCGGCGAATACGGCGGCCGGAGACTGGCGGCCGCGACCACCCTGGGCATCGGGCGCCTGGCCCTGACCGGCACGGTGCAGCGCGAGCAGTCGGACGGCTACATCCCCGTGCGGGGCGCCCGGGCGGGCGCGGCGGACGTGCCGCTGGACCTCGCCACCCTGTCCGGGGCGATCCGGGCCGATGTCGCCCTAAGCACCGTGACCGCCCTGTCCCTGCGCGCCTCGGCCTATGAGGAGGATCGCGGCGCGGGTCTTCTGGGCGCGCGGTCGTCGGCGACGGGCCAGAGCTATGCGGCCACCCTGTCGCGCACCCCGTCTGCGGGCCGCCCGGGCTGGCGCGCCCAGGTTTGGCGGCGCGAGAGCGACTTCGCCAACACCTCGGTCGCCGTGGCCGCCGACCGGACCACGACCACTCCCGCCAACAACCAGTTCGCCACCCCGGCCGAGGGTTGGGGCGCCAACCTCGCGGTCCGTCGCACAACGGTGCCGTTCGGCGGCGGGGCGCTGGAGTGGGAGCTGGGTGCCGACGCCCGCTTCACCGAGGGCGAGACGCGCGAACTGTTCCGCTTCATGGCCGGAGCCTTCACCCGCGACCGGGTCGCGGGCGGCCGGACGTCCGTCATCGGCGCCTATGGCGAGGGATCCTGGACCACCGGGCCGTGGCTGGTCGCCGGGGGTCTGCGGATCGACGGCTGGCGCAATGCGGACGGTCGTCGGCTGGAGCGCGACCGGGCGACCGGCTTGGCCACTCTGGACGAGACCGATCCCGACCGGTCGGGCGAGGTCCTCAGCGCGCGTCTGGCCGTCCGCCGCGCGCTGGCCCCGGGCCTGGCCGCGCGTGCCGCGGCCTATTCCGGGTTCCGGCCCGCGACCCTGAACGAGCTGCACCGGCCCTTCCGGGTCGGCAACGACCTGACCGAGGCCAATGCCGCCCTGGTGCCCGAGACGCTGCAGGGGGTCGAGACCGGCCTGTCCTGGCAGGGCTCGGCGACGACGCTGGGGGCCACCGTCTTCTGGAACCGGATCGAGGACGCCATCGTCAATGTCACCCTCGGCAGCGGCCCCGGCACCTTCCCGCGCGCGGGCTTCGTGCCGGCCGGCGGCGTGCTGCGCCAGCGCCAGAACGCGGGCACCATCGACGCGACCGGCCTGGAGCTGACCGCCGGGCACCGTCTCGGCGAGACCCTGACGCTGGACGCCGCCCTGTCGGTGACCGATGCCAAGGTCGACGGCGGCACCGCGGCACCCCGGCTGACCGGCCTGCGCCCGGCCCAGGCCCCGGTCTGGAGCGCCTCGGCCGGGGCCGACTGGCGCGCGACCGGACGCCTGAGCCTGATCGTCCGCACCCGCTACGAGAGCCGCCGGTTCGAGGACGACCTGAACAGCCGCGTGCTGGACGGGGCGATCACCGCCGACGCCCGGGCGGAGTGGACCGTGCGCGACGGCGTGATCCTGTACGCCGCCGCCGACAATCTGTTCGACGCCGGGGTGGCGGTGGCCGAAAGCGGCGACGGGGTCGAGGGCTATGGCCCCCCGCGCAGTCTGCGAGCGGGGCTGAGCCTGAGCTGGTAG